GGCAGGGGGAACACAGCGCCTTTCAAGGCTGATTGGTGAGATGAAAGCGAAGGAGTTGATTTTTACAGCTAGAAAAATTTCTGCTGAGAAAGCTTTTGAACTCGGGATTCTTACTGCTGTGGAATCAAAAGAGAATGTTATCAGAGCCAGCAAGGAACTAGCCGGAGAAATCCTCCAGAATGCACCGATTGCAGTAAGGCAGGCGAAGTATGCCATCCAGCATGGCAGCAGCACCGACCTGCAGACTGGTCTGGCAATTGAGTCCAAAGCTTATGAAGTAACGATTCCAACCAAGGACCGTGTTGAAGCACTGAATGCCTTCAGTGAAAAACGCAAGCCTGTTTTTACTGCTCAATAATCCATAGGGAGAAATCCCTATGGTTTTTTCGCTTTTTGAGTAAAAAGTTTTTGCAAAATAATGATTATACTGTAAAATGTTCTATAACGGTTTTATTACGTACAATAAAAACGGACGAGGATGACATAAGCTTGAATACTAGATCAATGATTTTTACCTTATACGGTGACTATATCTCCCATTATGGGAGTAAGATTTGGATTGGCAGCCTGATTCGGCTGCTGAATGAATTTGGCCACAATGACCAATCGGTGAGAGCGGCGATTTCCCGCATGAACAAGCAAGGCTGGGTACAGGCCGAAAAGATTGGCAACAAGAGTTATTATTCTCTGACTCCTCGCGGCCAAAAAAGGATCGACGAGGCAGGCAAGCGTATCTTTAAATTGAAGCCAGAGGAATGGGACGGAAAATGGAGAATCCTTATGTACACGATTCCTGAGGAAATCCGCAATGTTCGTGACGAGCTGCGTAAAGAACTGATTTGGAGCGGATTCGGTTCGATGTCGAACAGTTTCTGGATTTCAGCCAATAATCTCGAAAGACAAGTCAGGGATCTGATCGAGAAATACGAAATCGAGCAATATGTTGATTTCTTTGTTGCTGAGTACAAAGGGCCGCATGAAAATCTGCGCCTAGTCGAAAAAAGCTGGGACCTGAAGGAGATCAATGCGAAGTACCAGGAATTTATCAGTGAGTACAGCCAGAAATACATCATTGATAAAAACAAAATCCAGAAGGGCAGCATGTCTGACGCAGAATGCTTCGTCGAACGCACGAAGCTGGTCCATGAATACAGGAAGTTCCTCTTCTTCGACCCGGGCCTTCCTGAGGAGCTTTTGCCGGAAAAATGGCTCGGAAGCCACGCTGCCGCATTGTTCAGCGAATACTACAAAGAGCTAGCAGAACCCGCATCCCGCTTTTTCGAATCCGTCTTCAAAGAAGGAAACGAAATCAAACATAAAGACGTGGACTATAACGTAATGGACCACCCATATATACTAGAATAGCAACAAGCCATCCTTGCATAGTCTTGGATGGCTTTCTTTCATCATATTCGAAGGTTAAGCACTTTAGGTTCTGGCAGGTTGGTAATGGAAAGAGGAAAAGCTGTCAAAAGAAGAGGTAACTTAATACAGGTTTGGTGTCAAACGGAGCAAAGCTGTCAAAAGAAAGCCGAACTTAAGACAGGTTTGGCATCAAACGGAGCAAAGCTGTCAGAAGAAAGCCCGACTTAAGACAGGTTTGGCATCAAATGGAGCAAAGCTGTCAAAAGAAAGCCCGACTTAAGACAGGTTTGGCATCAAACGCAGCAAAGCTGTCAAAAGAAGGAGCAACTTAAGACAGGTTTGGCATCAAATGGAGCAAAGCTGTCAAAAGAAAGCCGAACTTAAGACAGGTTTGGCATCAAATGGAGCAAAGCTGTCAAAAGAAAGCCCGACTTAAGACAGCTTTGGCATCAAACGGAGCAAAGCTGTCAAAAGAAAGCCGAACTTAAGACAGGTTTGGCACCAAATGCAGCAAAGCTGTCAAAAGAAAGCCCAACTTCAGACAGGTTTGGCTTCAAACACAGCAAAGCTGTCAAAAGAAAGCCCGACTTAAGACAGGTTTGGCATCAAACGCAGCAAAGCTGTCAAAAGAAAGCTCAACTTAAAACAGGTTTGGGTTAAAACACAGTGAAGCTGTCAAAAGAAAGCCCGACTTAAGACAGGTTTGATGCCAAAAGATGAAAAGCTGTCAGAAGTGGTTGCGAATTAGAAATGTTCGGACGCCCCGGGTATGTCTGAAGCTAACCTCATTTGTTTAGCGTTACAGACGTGATCTTTCGAAAATAGCAGTCCTAGGAGGAATCATATGAAAGTTCGAGACAGAGGCATTATCATTGGCAAAATGTCACCGGGGATCAATAACTGTATAACCGATGTGCCGGGTGTGAAGGTTGGCCATGTGACACTGGATTTCCCACTGGATGACAAAGGTGAGGAGTATGCATGTACCGGTGTGACAGCAATCCTGCCGCATGGCGGTAATTTATTCAAAGAGAAAGTTACGGCGGCTAGCTACGTGCTTAATGGTTTTGGCAAAACGACGGGACTGGTACAGGTGAATGAACTTGGCACAATTGAGTCGCCAATTATGCTGACAAATACATTTGGAGTGCCGGCTGTTACCCAGGGCACGCTGGAGTATATGCTTGCCCAAAATGAAGAGATTGGCGAGACGACAGGCACGATCAATATTGTCGTCGGAGAATGCAATGACAGCCATTTAAACTCAATCCGACTTTTTCCGGTAAAGCCCGAGCATGCGATACAAGCAATAGAGAAATCTTCGGCGAATCCGGCAGAGGAAGGGGCAGTCGGAGCAGGAAAAGGAATGGTCTGCTTTGGGCATAAAGGAGGCATTGGGACAGCATCAAGAATGATTGAATCTGACGTTTCTTATACGATAGCCTGTCTGGTGCTCAGCAATTTTGGCAAAAAAGAAGAATTCTTGGCAGGGAACTACGGTGCTGAATCAACGAAATCAGGACTATCCGAGACAGCGGACGGTTCCATTATCATCATCCTTGCAACCGATGCCCCCTTAAGCGAGCGCCAGTTGTTGCGCCTTGCAAAGAGATGTGGAATCGGCCTTGGCAGGACCGGAAGTCATTTCAGTCATGGAAGCGGTGATATCGTGATCGCTTTTTCAACTTCCAATAAAACGATGCATGATTCAGACGATCTCTTGCAAACAAGCAGGACCATAAGAGATGACCATCACTCGATGAACGAACTCTTCACGGCTTCAGCAGAAGTATCAGAAGAAGCCATCCTGAATTCATTATCCCAGGCTGAGCCAACTAAAGGGAGAAAAGGCAGAGTAATAGAGGCATACCCTTTTTCTAGGCAATTTTAAAAGAAATATGATAAGTTTAAAAAAACAAAACTTGGAAGGAGAGATACATATGCGAGACAAAGAGACTTTGAAGCAGGAGATTCTTGATGCTTTCAACTTTAGGCATGCGACAAAGGAATTCGATCCAGGCAAAAAGATTCCAGAGGAAGACTTCCGCTTTATTCTGGAGACAGGCCAGTTATCTCCAAGCTCTTTTGGTTTTGAACCTTGGCGTTTTCTAGTCGTCCAGAGTGAAGAGCTTCGCGAGAAAGTTAAGAATACTGCATGGGGAGCGTTTGGCAAGCTTCCGGAAGCAAGCCATTTTGTGATTATCCTTGCGAGGACGAAAGTCGATACTAAATATGATTCTGAATATCTTCAGGATCATTTTAGAAACAAGAAAAAGATGCCTGAGGAATTCATGGCGAATTATCTCAAGCGAATCGAGGAATTCCAGAAGTCTGATTTTAAATTGCTCGAAGGAGACCGCCCGCTGTTTGATTGGGCTTGCAAGCAAACCTATATCGTATTAGCCAACATGATGACGGCGGCAGCGCAAATCGGAATTGATTCCTGTCCAATAGAGGGCTTCAATTTTGAAAACATGAACAAACTTTTGGAGGAAGAGGGATTGCTTGAAGAGGGCCATTTCGGTATTTCCGTAATGTGTGCGTTCGGCTATCGTGTAAAAGAACCGAATCCAAAGACAAGAAGACCATTGGATGATATCGTCAAATGGGTATAAGAGAGTGAAAAAAGAGCCAGGCAAATGCCTGGCTCTTGTCTTCAAGTGATATCTTTTAAGCTTTCCCGGTATTCCTTACCCTTTTGCACATATGTATCAATCGATAATTGAATCAGCTCGAGATCTTTATCACCAATCTCCCTTACGACTTTTCCTGGTGCGCCGACAACGAGAGACCGAGGAGGGATTTTCTTTCCCGCAGGGATCAAAGTATTGGCGCCGATGATGCACTCTTCCCCGATTTCTGCTCCGTCAAGGATTGTTGAGCCCATGCCAATAATGCATCGTTTTTTAATTGTGCATCCATGAAGGATTGCATTGTGGCCGACCGTGACTTCATCTTCAATCACAAGTGGCGAGCCCTCATAAAGGTGGCATGTGACATTATCCTGGATGCTGCAGCTTTCGCCGATGGTGATCGTATCCTCATCACCCCGCAAAACCGCATTGAACCACACGCTGGAATTCTTGCCGATTTTCACGTCTCCAATAATAAAACTCCCCGGTGCCCGGAAAACTGTTTCATCCACAACCGGTTTTTTATCAGAATAACTTAGAATCAATGAAAATTCCCCCTTTTTTAATTGTCATAATTTTAGAACTAGTATAACATTAATTTAACGAAGGGGGAATTTTTGTGAATGGAATTACTTCTGTTCTGGGCGTAAAATATCCAATCATCCAGGGTGGAATGGGCAATATCAGCAACGCCATTTTAACAGCTGCTGTTTCCGAAGCTGGTGGTCTTGGTACAATTGGCGCCGGTACGATGCCTGCTGACGAAGTGGAGAAAATTATTCTGGAAACGAAATCGAGGACACAGAAGCCTTTTTCAGTGAATGTAGCAATAAGTGTTTCGCCGAATGTGGTGGAAATCCTTCGCCTCGCCGTCAAACATAAGGTTCAAGTTGTAACATTATCAGCAGGTAATCCTGCCCCTTTCATCCCTAAGCTAAAAGAGGCAGGAATCAAGATTATTACCGTTGTTGCATCAGTGAAGCAAGCCAAGAAAGCTGAAGCGGCTGGTGCTGATATTTTAGTTGCTGAGGGATATGAAGCGGCTGGTATAAACTCGAACCTGGAAACAACGACTCTGGCGCTGATTCCTCAGATTGTTGCTCAGGTGAACATACCTGTTGTTGCGGCCGGTGGAATTGGTGATGGGAAGGGCCTTGCAGCTATGCTTGCGCTTGGAGCGAGCGGCGTCCAGATGGGAACGAGGTTCATCGCGACAAAGGAAGCTCCTTTCCATGAAAACTATAAGGAAAAACTTTTGCAGGCAAGTGACCATGAAACCGTTATAGTCGGCAGATCTGTCGGCAGAATTCGCAGGCTAATGAATACTTCTTATGCAGGCAAATTGCTCGAGGCAGAAAGACAAGGTCTTACTCCGGAAGAATTCGCTGAACTGACGACGGAGGAACTACATAAAAAAGGTGCACTGGAAGGCAGCGAGGAACACGGCTTCATGAATGGAGGCCAGGTGTCAGGACTGGTTTCAGATGTCCCATCGGTACAAGAATTACTTGATCGAATGGTAATTGAAGCAAAGGACCGATTAAGGGTTGCAGAACTCTTACTATAATCTTTAAAAAGCGTGCTCAAACATGGAGCACGCTTTTTTATGTTTTTTGCAAATATTGTTTTTTAAAATGATGTCCCTAACTGGCACTATTAACTAGTCGAAAACAGAAAAGCCTTTAAAATGGGTGTTTATCAGTTACTTTCGTGCTTAAAAGCGAAAAAGTTATATTATTTTTAAAAAACATCTTGATAGTTTGCTAAAGTGATGGTTTAATTATTAAAAATCATAACATACTAAATTTTCGGAATTTTGTTGACTTTAAATTATTGCTGGTGTTAATATAACGTTATATTTACGGTGTCTATAGTGAATATCATACTTTTTGGAATCGCTTTCAAAAATTGTCAGCAAGATCTTAGCCTAACTTTTTTTAAAATGGTGCATTCCGGCTGCTTGCAAGATTAATTCTACATAGTTTTACTGCCGGTTAAAAATATTCAAGGGGGATTTATATGAAAAAATCAGTAAAAGCTATTTCTCTTGTTCTTGCCAGTGCCTTGTTCATGGCTGGCTGCGGAGGGAATGAAGCATCAAATGGTTCTTCAGACAAAGATCAGTACAAGATTGGCCTGACTCAATTCGCAGAGCATCCATCGCTTGATGCCGCAACTGAGGGGTTTAAAAAAGCACTTGAGGACAAAGGATTCAAAGAGGGTGACAATGTAACGTATGATTTCCAGAACGCACAGGCAGACATGAATAACACAGCAAGCATTGCTAATAATTTTGTCGGCGATAAAGTGGACCTCATCTTCGCTAATGCTACACCAAGCGCTGTTGCAGCATTGAATGCGACGAAAGATATTCCAATCATTTTCACTTCTGTGACGGACCCTGTTGGTGCAGGACTTGTCGAAGCATTCGATAAGCCTGGTGACAATATCACAGGAACTACCGACAACCATCCGGATGCAACTAAAAAGACGGTAGATTTCATGACGAATGAAATTGGAGCCAAGAAGATTGGTGTGATCTACAACGCTGGGGAGCAGAACTCTGAAGTCCAGCTGAAGGAAGTCAAGAAGCTTGCAGAAGCGAATGGAGCGAAGGTTGTTGAAGCCTCCATCTCAACTTCAGCTGAAGTTAAGCAGGCTGCAGAATCTCTTGTCGGACGCGTTGATGCCATCTATGTTCCTACGGATAATACAGTCGTATCTGCACTTGAATCTGTTATTTCTGTAGCTAATGGCAAAAAGATCCCATTATTCGTTGGTGAGCTTGATTCGATGAAGCGAGGAGCAGTTGCTGCCAGCGGTTTCAATTACTATGACATTGGTTACCAGTCAGGCTTGATGGCTGCTGAAATTTTATCAGGCAACAAGAAAGCT
This portion of the Mesobacillus sp. S13 genome encodes:
- a CDS encoding NAD(P)H-dependent oxidoreductase; translated protein: MRDKETLKQEILDAFNFRHATKEFDPGKKIPEEDFRFILETGQLSPSSFGFEPWRFLVVQSEELREKVKNTAWGAFGKLPEASHFVIILARTKVDTKYDSEYLQDHFRNKKKMPEEFMANYLKRIEEFQKSDFKLLEGDRPLFDWACKQTYIVLANMMTAAAQIGIDSCPIEGFNFENMNKLLEEEGLLEEGHFGISVMCAFGYRVKEPNPKTRRPLDDIVKWV
- a CDS encoding NAD(P)H-dependent flavin oxidoreductase, which produces MNGITSVLGVKYPIIQGGMGNISNAILTAAVSEAGGLGTIGAGTMPADEVEKIILETKSRTQKPFSVNVAISVSPNVVEILRLAVKHKVQVVTLSAGNPAPFIPKLKEAGIKIITVVASVKQAKKAEAAGADILVAEGYEAAGINSNLETTTLALIPQIVAQVNIPVVAAGGIGDGKGLAAMLALGASGVQMGTRFIATKEAPFHENYKEKLLQASDHETVIVGRSVGRIRRLMNTSYAGKLLEAERQGLTPEEFAELTTEELHKKGALEGSEEHGFMNGGQVSGLVSDVPSVQELLDRMVIEAKDRLRVAELLL
- a CDS encoding ABC transporter substrate-binding protein, which translates into the protein MKKSVKAISLVLASALFMAGCGGNEASNGSSDKDQYKIGLTQFAEHPSLDAATEGFKKALEDKGFKEGDNVTYDFQNAQADMNNTASIANNFVGDKVDLIFANATPSAVAALNATKDIPIIFTSVTDPVGAGLVEAFDKPGDNITGTTDNHPDATKKTVDFMTNEIGAKKIGVIYNAGEQNSEVQLKEVKKLAEANGAKVVEASISTSAEVKQAAESLVGRVDAIYVPTDNTVVSALESVISVANGKKIPLFVGELDSMKRGAVAASGFNYYDIGYQSGLMAAEILSGNKKASEIPVELPKSLTLTINKKAAEEQGVEVKEAWGDDAEFYEE
- a CDS encoding gamma carbonic anhydrase family protein; amino-acid sequence: MILSYSDKKPVVDETVFRAPGSFIIGDVKIGKNSSVWFNAVLRGDEDTITIGESCSIQDNVTCHLYEGSPLVIEDEVTVGHNAILHGCTIKKRCIIGMGSTILDGAEIGEECIIGANTLIPAGKKIPPRSLVVGAPGKVVREIGDKDLELIQLSIDTYVQKGKEYRESLKDIT
- the paaX gene encoding phenylacetic acid degradation operon negative regulatory protein PaaX translates to MNTRSMIFTLYGDYISHYGSKIWIGSLIRLLNEFGHNDQSVRAAISRMNKQGWVQAEKIGNKSYYSLTPRGQKRIDEAGKRIFKLKPEEWDGKWRILMYTIPEEIRNVRDELRKELIWSGFGSMSNSFWISANNLERQVRDLIEKYEIEQYVDFFVAEYKGPHENLRLVEKSWDLKEINAKYQEFISEYSQKYIIDKNKIQKGSMSDAECFVERTKLVHEYRKFLFFDPGLPEELLPEKWLGSHAAALFSEYYKELAEPASRFFESVFKEGNEIKHKDVDYNVMDHPYILE
- a CDS encoding P1 family peptidase codes for the protein MKVRDRGIIIGKMSPGINNCITDVPGVKVGHVTLDFPLDDKGEEYACTGVTAILPHGGNLFKEKVTAASYVLNGFGKTTGLVQVNELGTIESPIMLTNTFGVPAVTQGTLEYMLAQNEEIGETTGTINIVVGECNDSHLNSIRLFPVKPEHAIQAIEKSSANPAEEGAVGAGKGMVCFGHKGGIGTASRMIESDVSYTIACLVLSNFGKKEEFLAGNYGAESTKSGLSETADGSIIIILATDAPLSERQLLRLAKRCGIGLGRTGSHFSHGSGDIVIAFSTSNKTMHDSDDLLQTSRTIRDDHHSMNELFTASAEVSEEAILNSLSQAEPTKGRKGRVIEAYPFSRQF